The following proteins come from a genomic window of Gordonia westfalica:
- a CDS encoding ISL3 family transposase has protein sequence MQRSAIADTICRTIELGVTITGAALDGEDRTHVFCQVLEPKNTCPGCGQPGRLRDHIDREVADLPIVGHPTRLHIAVPRHLCENPDCATTIFRADISTIVAPRAHVTRRTTTWILRAMIVDKMSVKAVAAAVGLGWNTVNTLALEEARMLASAPARLDGVRVLGVDEHKWKHVRGKGDSSFVTVLVDLTPIVDGTGPARLLDMVAGRSKAALKDWLTARDPAFRDRIKVVTMDGFAGYRTATVETLDKARAVMDPFHVVHLAADKLTVCRQRVQQDTCGHRGRTGDPLYGIRRPLLTRIGLLTDKQKTRITNGLEAREEHLAVAVTYAVYQDLIDAYGQPHKRDGKIAMYKLLKRIHTGVPKELAELAQLGRSLWARRKEILAYFDTGASNGPVEAINGRLEHLRGIALGFRNLNHYILRSLIHSGGLAERLHAL, from the coding sequence TTGCAGCGTAGCGCTATTGCCGACACCATCTGCCGCACCATCGAGCTCGGGGTGACGATCACCGGTGCCGCCCTCGACGGCGAGGACCGCACCCACGTGTTCTGCCAGGTCCTGGAACCGAAGAACACATGTCCCGGATGCGGACAGCCGGGTCGGCTGCGTGACCACATCGATCGTGAGGTCGCTGATCTGCCGATCGTGGGGCATCCGACTCGGCTGCATATCGCGGTGCCGCGCCACCTGTGCGAGAACCCGGACTGTGCCACCACGATCTTTCGTGCCGACATCTCGACCATCGTGGCGCCACGGGCCCACGTCACCCGCCGCACCACCACGTGGATTCTGCGGGCGATGATCGTCGACAAGATGTCGGTCAAGGCGGTCGCCGCGGCGGTCGGGTTGGGTTGGAACACCGTCAACACGCTCGCACTCGAGGAGGCCCGCATGCTGGCGTCCGCACCGGCCCGCCTGGACGGTGTGCGGGTCCTTGGGGTCGATGAGCACAAGTGGAAACACGTTCGCGGCAAGGGGGATTCGAGTTTCGTGACCGTGCTCGTCGACCTGACACCGATCGTCGATGGTACCGGCCCGGCACGCTTGCTGGACATGGTCGCCGGCCGCTCCAAAGCCGCGTTGAAGGATTGGCTGACCGCGCGCGATCCTGCATTTCGTGACCGGATCAAGGTCGTCACCATGGACGGGTTCGCCGGGTATCGCACCGCGACCGTTGAAACCCTGGACAAGGCGCGTGCGGTGATGGATCCGTTTCATGTGGTGCACTTGGCCGCAGACAAGCTCACGGTGTGTCGTCAACGCGTGCAACAGGATACGTGCGGACACCGCGGCCGCACCGGGGACCCGCTCTACGGCATCCGCCGCCCTCTGCTCACCCGAATCGGCTTGTTGACCGACAAGCAGAAGACCCGCATCACCAACGGCCTCGAAGCGCGTGAGGAACATCTGGCGGTCGCGGTCACCTACGCCGTCTATCAAGACCTGATTGACGCCTACGGCCAACCGCACAAGCGTGACGGGAAGATCGCGATGTACAAGCTGCTCAAACGCATCCACACCGGCGTTCCGAAAGAACTCGCCGAACTTGCCCAACTCGGCCGTTCGTTGTGGGCCCGACGCAAAGAGATCCTGGCGTACTTCGACACCGGTGCCTCCAACGGCCCGGTCGAAGCGATCAACGGACGCTTGGAACACCTGCGCGGGATCGCGCTCGGCTTCCGCAACCTCAACCACTACATCTTGCGGTCACTCATCCACTCCGGCGGCCTGGCAGAACGCCTACACGCACTCTGA
- a CDS encoding helix-turn-helix domain-containing protein has product MTERLRGDVVRLYESGLTSREVAKETGVGKTTVLTILKQEGVEMRPRGVHYS; this is encoded by the coding sequence ATTACGGAACGACTACGAGGTGACGTGGTCCGTCTCTATGAGAGTGGGCTCACGAGCCGCGAGGTTGCCAAAGAGACAGGAGTTGGCAAGACGACTGTCTTGACGATTCTGAAGCAAGAAGGCGTCGAGATGCGGCCTCGGGGCGTTCACTACTCTTGA
- a CDS encoding APC family permease, producing the protein MTASTNAGETGKNAEQQPELKRVLGWKLLLLFIIGDILGTGVYALTGQVAGEVGGAAWLPFLIAFAVATLTAFSYLELVTKYPQAAGAALYVHKAFGIHFVTFIVLFTVMCSGITSATTASRAFAVNMLTAFSGDSPDATNPALYAVAVGFLLLVMFINFRGVAEGVGTNVVLTLVELTGLLLVLFIGYWFIVGGNADHWDAVVAFESPDDKNVFIAVTAATSLAFFALVGFEDSVNMAEECKEPTRIFPKVMLSGLGITATVYVLIAICAVAIVPVGVLAESETPLVDVVQAAAPDFPMSDLLPWISMFAVANTALINMMMASRLLYGMAKRGVLPKFLAYVHPGRRTPFGAVIFTTVVALLLLTYVSSDPKGSIVGLLGGTTALLLLAVFTVVNVSVLVLRRDKVEHKHFRTYTPVAVLGAVTCGYLTLPITGRDPEQYVIAGWLLLLGVVLWALTYWWHKRSGDRAISYDEVPPHQMK; encoded by the coding sequence ATGACAGCCAGCACAAACGCCGGCGAGACCGGCAAGAATGCGGAACAGCAGCCCGAGCTCAAACGCGTATTGGGCTGGAAGTTGCTACTCCTGTTCATCATCGGCGACATCCTGGGCACCGGCGTCTATGCGCTGACCGGTCAGGTGGCCGGCGAGGTCGGGGGCGCGGCGTGGTTGCCGTTCCTCATCGCCTTCGCCGTCGCGACGCTCACCGCGTTCTCCTATCTCGAACTGGTGACCAAGTATCCGCAGGCCGCGGGCGCAGCGCTGTACGTGCACAAGGCCTTCGGCATCCACTTCGTCACCTTCATCGTCCTGTTCACGGTGATGTGCTCGGGCATCACATCGGCGACGACGGCGTCGCGCGCCTTCGCGGTGAACATGCTGACCGCATTCAGCGGCGACTCCCCCGACGCCACGAATCCGGCGCTGTACGCAGTGGCGGTCGGCTTCCTTCTGCTGGTCATGTTCATCAACTTCCGCGGCGTCGCCGAAGGGGTCGGCACCAACGTGGTACTGACGCTGGTCGAGCTGACCGGCCTGCTGCTCGTGCTGTTCATCGGGTACTGGTTCATCGTGGGCGGCAACGCCGATCACTGGGATGCGGTGGTGGCCTTCGAGAGTCCCGACGACAAGAACGTCTTCATCGCCGTCACCGCGGCGACCTCGCTGGCCTTCTTCGCCCTCGTGGGTTTCGAGGATTCGGTCAACATGGCCGAGGAGTGCAAGGAGCCGACCCGCATCTTCCCGAAGGTGATGTTGAGCGGCCTCGGGATCACTGCGACGGTCTATGTCCTCATCGCGATCTGTGCGGTGGCCATCGTCCCCGTGGGCGTGCTGGCCGAGAGCGAGACCCCGCTCGTCGACGTCGTCCAGGCGGCGGCGCCGGACTTCCCGATGTCGGATCTGCTGCCGTGGATATCGATGTTCGCGGTCGCCAACACCGCGCTCATCAACATGATGATGGCGAGCCGCCTGCTCTACGGCATGGCCAAGCGCGGCGTGCTCCCCAAGTTCCTCGCCTACGTGCACCCGGGTCGCCGGACCCCGTTCGGGGCCGTCATCTTCACCACGGTCGTCGCGTTGTTGCTCCTCACCTACGTGAGCTCTGATCCGAAGGGCTCCATCGTGGGGCTGCTCGGCGGCACCACCGCGCTGCTGTTGCTCGCGGTGTTCACGGTGGTCAACGTGTCGGTGCTCGTCCTCCGGCGGGACAAGGTGGAACACAAACACTTCCGGACCTACACCCCCGTCGCGGTCCTCGGTGCCGTCACGTGCGGATACCTCACCCTGCCGATCACCGGCCGCGACCCCGAACAGTATGTGATCGCCGGCTGGCTCCTGCTGCTCGGAGTGGTCCTGTGGGCGCTCACGTATTGGTGGCACAAGCGATCCGGTGACCGCGCGATCAGCTACGACGAGGTGCCACCGCACCAGATGAAGTAG
- a CDS encoding M48 family metallopeptidase produces MSTASAYLSIRGIDVDVIYKDIKNLHIGVYPPLGRVRVAAPMRLDDDQVRLAVIQRLPWIKRQREQLKAAPRQSEREMTTGESHYVWGVRKRLKVIERPGRTHFESEGDRLVLYVPPGTDAKKRRSYLDQWYREQLRHALPDLITAWERRLGVTVPKWSIRRMKTKWGSCNRETRHIWFNVELAKKQPDCLEYIVVHEMTHYFERNHGERFTTLMDQHLPDWRSRRDQLNSAPLGPEEWF; encoded by the coding sequence ATGAGTACCGCTAGCGCCTACCTCAGCATCCGAGGCATCGACGTCGACGTGATCTACAAAGACATCAAGAACCTGCATATCGGTGTCTACCCGCCTCTCGGTCGTGTCCGTGTCGCAGCACCGATGCGGCTCGACGATGACCAGGTGCGCCTCGCCGTAATCCAGAGACTTCCGTGGATCAAGCGCCAGCGTGAGCAGCTCAAAGCAGCCCCGCGCCAGAGTGAGCGTGAGATGACGACCGGCGAGAGCCACTACGTATGGGGCGTCCGCAAGCGACTTAAGGTCATCGAAAGACCCGGGCGTACGCACTTTGAGTCCGAAGGCGATCGGCTTGTCCTCTATGTACCGCCTGGGACCGATGCCAAGAAGCGACGCAGCTACCTCGACCAGTGGTATCGCGAACAGTTGCGACACGCCCTGCCCGATTTGATCACCGCATGGGAGCGCAGGCTCGGCGTGACCGTCCCCAAGTGGTCAATTCGACGCATGAAGACCAAGTGGGGGTCATGCAATCGGGAGACTCGACATATCTGGTTCAACGTCGAACTCGCCAAGAAGCAGCCTGACTGTCTCGAATACATCGTCGTCCATGAGATGACGCACTATTTCGAACGCAACCACGGGGAACGGTTCACGACACTGATGGATCAGCACTTACCGGACTGGCGAAGCAGGCGGGATCAGCTTAATTCGGCCCCGCTGGGACCGGAGGAGTGGTTTTGA
- a CDS encoding sugar phosphate isomerase/epimerase family protein codes for MTPSESPPLPRPEIPIGLSTASVYPQNTEAAFAYAADLGYDGVELMVWGDPVSQDIRRVGYLSDHYQVPVLSIHAPCLLISQRVWGRDPVVKLARSVQAAEDLGAPTVVVHPPFRWQRGYVSAFDDLVGELEDDSGVAIAVENMFPMRADRFFGSREPSVRRLQKRGGGPGLAASAFGKSIDPTDDGYANYTLDLSHTATAGVDALDLLDRMGANLNHLHLADGHGAATDEHLIPGDGGQPCAEVCRRIAASDFAGAVVLEVTTGSARTKPERSALLARSLDFARQHLKRELHPESAGRRNK; via the coding sequence GTGACGCCGTCCGAGTCGCCTCCGCTCCCCAGGCCGGAGATACCCATCGGTCTGTCGACCGCCTCGGTCTACCCGCAGAACACCGAGGCGGCCTTCGCCTACGCGGCGGATCTCGGCTACGACGGAGTGGAGCTGATGGTCTGGGGCGACCCGGTCAGCCAGGACATCCGGCGCGTCGGCTATCTGTCCGACCACTATCAGGTGCCGGTCCTTTCGATCCACGCCCCGTGCCTGCTGATCTCCCAGCGCGTCTGGGGCCGGGACCCGGTGGTGAAACTGGCGCGCTCCGTGCAGGCGGCCGAGGATCTCGGCGCGCCGACCGTCGTGGTGCACCCGCCGTTCCGCTGGCAGCGCGGTTACGTGTCGGCCTTCGACGACCTCGTCGGAGAGCTCGAGGACGACAGCGGGGTCGCGATAGCCGTGGAGAACATGTTCCCGATGCGCGCGGACCGCTTCTTCGGATCACGTGAACCATCCGTGCGACGACTCCAGAAGCGGGGCGGTGGGCCCGGCCTCGCCGCGTCGGCGTTCGGCAAGTCGATCGACCCCACCGACGACGGATACGCGAACTACACCCTCGACCTCTCGCACACCGCGACGGCCGGGGTCGACGCTCTGGACCTGCTCGATCGCATGGGGGCGAACCTCAACCACCTGCATCTCGCCGACGGTCACGGCGCGGCGACCGACGAACACCTCATCCCCGGAGACGGCGGGCAGCCCTGTGCGGAGGTGTGTCGCCGGATCGCGGCGAGCGACTTCGCCGGGGCCGTCGTGCTGGAGGTCACCACCGGCAGTGCGCGCACCAAGCCCGAACGCAGTGCACTGCTGGCCCGTTCGCTAGATTTTGCGCGGCAGCACCTCAAGCGGGAGCTGCACCCCGAGAGTGCCGGCCGGCGCAACAAGTGA
- a CDS encoding phosphoglyceromutase, with protein MSNGTLILMRHGESEWNASNQFTGWVDVALTDKGKAEAVRAGELLIEHDLLPDVLYTSLLRRAISTAQIALDRADRHWIPVVRDWRLNERHYGALQGLDKADTLEKYGQEQFMLWRRSYDTPPPAIEPDAEYSQVGDPRYADLDEVPLTECLKDVVARMIPYFTETIAADLKAGKTVLVAAHGNSLRALVKYLDDISDEDIAGLNIPTGNPLRYDLDDNLKPLNPGGTYLDPEAAAAGAAAVAAQGQK; from the coding sequence ATGAGCAACGGCACCCTGATCCTGATGCGTCACGGCGAGAGTGAATGGAATGCGTCCAACCAGTTCACCGGATGGGTGGACGTGGCGCTCACGGACAAGGGTAAGGCCGAGGCCGTGCGGGCCGGCGAACTGCTCATCGAGCACGATCTGCTGCCCGACGTCCTCTACACCTCGCTGCTACGCCGCGCGATCTCGACGGCGCAGATCGCCCTCGACCGCGCCGACCGCCATTGGATCCCGGTGGTCCGCGACTGGCGTCTCAACGAGCGTCACTACGGTGCGCTCCAGGGCCTCGACAAGGCGGACACCCTGGAGAAGTACGGCCAGGAGCAGTTCATGCTGTGGCGTCGCAGCTACGACACCCCGCCGCCGGCCATCGAGCCCGACGCCGAGTACAGCCAGGTCGGCGACCCGCGGTACGCCGACCTCGACGAGGTGCCGCTGACCGAGTGCCTCAAGGACGTCGTGGCACGCATGATCCCGTACTTCACCGAGACGATCGCCGCCGACCTCAAGGCCGGTAAGACCGTGCTCGTCGCGGCGCACGGCAACTCGCTCCGGGCGCTCGTCAAGTACCTCGACGACATCTCCGACGAGGACATCGCGGGGCTGAACATCCCCACCGGCAACCCGCTGCGCTACGACCTCGACGACAACCTCAAGCCGCTGAATCCGGGCGGCACCTACCTCGATCCCGAGGCGGCGGCGGCCGGTGCGGCCGCCGTGGCGGCGCAGGGCCAGAAGTAG
- a CDS encoding GNAT family N-acetyltransferase, which translates to MADVGTLRIDHSPAQERYEAILVSDAFGEDEVVGYLDYVSEPYQIVLTHTVVREHYSGHGYAGQLVRYVLEDIRASGKQVVPVCSYVQRFIALHPEFADMAVPVPQ; encoded by the coding sequence ATGGCGGATGTGGGCACCTTGCGGATCGACCATTCACCTGCTCAGGAACGGTATGAGGCGATTCTCGTCTCTGATGCCTTCGGCGAGGACGAAGTGGTCGGGTACCTCGACTATGTCTCGGAGCCGTACCAGATCGTGCTGACCCACACCGTGGTCCGCGAGCACTACAGCGGGCACGGCTATGCGGGACAACTCGTTCGGTACGTCCTCGAGGACATCCGGGCCAGCGGCAAGCAGGTCGTCCCGGTGTGCTCGTACGTCCAGCGTTTCATCGCTCTCCACCCGGAGTTCGCCGACATGGCGGTCCCGGTCCCTCAGTGA
- a CDS encoding sensor histidine kinase — MAAAISAATIAFVLALILGVMLGRRFGGLGWPRRFALGSWPARRRVSAGSEVPSEAALPIPTADRALAPRAVPASAEVRDSDVQSTTPDGRMTKAGLLSMVVRNSSTAVAVVDQYRDVVMFNHRAVELGMVREMLLADPVWDAVKDVLDTDIERNFEFSPPTSSLGFVSTGRTPRPTVEHVRCLAKVVAQDDERYAVVYGLDDTEHKRLEATRRDFVANVSHELKTPVGAIGLLAEALLESADDAESVQHFGQRVVGETKRMGKLVSELLALSRLQDGDTPEFTRIDVDALIDEALSAATITAEAAAIELRSDEPIGAAISGDRLLLLTALNNLIANAIAYSPADTVVSISRRIIRIDGRPMVAIAVTDRGIGIARSDQQRVFERFFRVDQARSRLTGGTGLGLAIVKHVAANHGGTINLWSEPGTGSTFTLCIPEDLSDVGWSADDEGI; from the coding sequence GTGGCCGCCGCAATCTCAGCCGCGACGATCGCTTTCGTGCTCGCGCTCATCCTCGGAGTCATGCTGGGTCGTCGCTTCGGCGGCCTCGGGTGGCCCCGACGTTTCGCGCTCGGCTCCTGGCCCGCCCGGAGGCGGGTGTCCGCGGGCTCCGAGGTCCCGAGCGAGGCCGCGCTTCCCATCCCCACCGCCGACCGTGCGCTGGCGCCCAGGGCCGTGCCGGCGTCGGCCGAGGTGCGCGATTCCGACGTCCAGTCGACGACCCCCGACGGCCGGATGACCAAGGCCGGTCTGCTGAGCATGGTCGTCCGCAACTCGTCGACCGCCGTCGCCGTGGTCGACCAGTACCGGGACGTGGTGATGTTCAACCATCGGGCCGTCGAACTCGGCATGGTGCGCGAGATGCTGCTGGCCGACCCGGTCTGGGACGCGGTCAAGGACGTCCTCGACACCGACATCGAGCGGAACTTCGAGTTCAGTCCGCCCACGTCGAGCCTCGGCTTCGTCTCCACCGGGCGTACGCCGCGCCCCACCGTCGAACACGTGCGGTGCCTGGCCAAGGTGGTGGCACAGGACGATGAACGCTACGCGGTGGTCTACGGTCTCGACGACACCGAGCACAAGCGTCTCGAGGCCACCCGGCGCGACTTCGTCGCGAACGTCTCCCACGAGCTGAAGACCCCGGTCGGCGCCATCGGCCTGCTCGCCGAGGCGCTCCTCGAATCGGCTGACGACGCCGAGTCGGTCCAGCACTTCGGTCAGCGGGTGGTCGGGGAAACCAAACGCATGGGCAAGCTGGTGAGCGAACTGCTCGCGCTGTCCCGGCTGCAGGACGGCGACACCCCCGAGTTCACCCGCATCGACGTCGACGCGCTCATCGACGAAGCCCTCTCCGCGGCGACGATCACCGCCGAGGCGGCAGCGATCGAGTTGCGGTCCGACGAGCCGATCGGTGCGGCGATCAGCGGAGACCGACTCCTGCTGCTCACCGCTCTGAACAACCTGATCGCCAACGCCATCGCGTACTCGCCCGCCGACACCGTCGTCTCGATCAGCCGCCGCATCATCCGGATCGACGGCCGTCCCATGGTGGCGATCGCCGTGACCGACCGCGGCATCGGCATCGCACGCTCCGACCAGCAGCGTGTCTTCGAGCGGTTCTTCCGCGTCGACCAGGCGCGGTCGCGGCTGACCGGCGGTACCGGTCTGGGCCTCGCGATCGTCAAACACGTGGCCGCCAACCACGGCGGCACGATCAATCTGTGGAGCGAACCGGGTACGGGCTCCACCTTCACACTGTGCATCCCCGAGGACCTGTCCGACGTGGGCTGGTCCGCCGACGACGAAGGAATCTGA
- a CDS encoding AAA family ATPase translates to MFKRIDRVKSCGIFESYQWDSALPDLGRINVIYGHNGAGKTSLANAFDGLRHADDGQGHTRVSVTLADGAGIRTTEFADDAVFDRVHVFSEGYVNRSHRFTSGSAEMDAVLTIGERPVDAEERLDRLRTELKEKTRQRDEATAAEREAIRTVERAYVRVSQEVVDVASRAGGRWRSRGNFSAGEVRKAFAGSHDDWFELSEENFRDLTGIINSDKSEMLPDLAFVVEVRADLEQRLRTALSTTPSTVILNTLAAQPEATSWVDAGRHLHTEIDVCIFCGSDLTEDRKALIDQHFSNEVERLQAVLTSIADELDGIITSSDRTLAAIPSRGLLYEDLRSRYDQAAEVARTELATLREWANDMKGRVQTKASNVLRAVDSSVASVPAVAFADLLSLCREHNARVESHEDLVKSAAQRIERHYLKQSEAEVTAQTGLAAEKRRVVKNLDFELEQCSTDIATIENVEGDPMPTAKVLTDEVARLLGRSELVFKTVDGRYHVTRFGEPAVGLSAGERTAITLVHFFECVARFDATSGKPIVIIDDPVSSLDSGIFMGVSTYIWTEAVVKDHIEQLILLTHNFELFRQWDIQVEGLHRGGKRLVELYPARFFEIRSQHVSIAGSSKRRPALRSWPPSEEVRKKVRSTYLHAFISVAEVLQKLQTDDSMENRLDAQLLFPNVVRRMLESFLAFKRPEWVGDLGKAMRNSAELLTDAGYRGDANALRLRLTRYAHAYSHGEDPSTDRTVSPDEVETAIRAAFEFMHTIDPAHFNGLCEAAKLNSSALLPDPLPELVDEAGTLAAVEPLQAG, encoded by the coding sequence ATGTTCAAACGAATTGACAGAGTCAAGAGTTGCGGGATTTTTGAGAGCTACCAATGGGACTCCGCGTTGCCGGACCTCGGCCGGATCAACGTCATCTATGGCCACAACGGCGCGGGCAAGACCTCATTGGCCAATGCGTTCGACGGTCTACGTCACGCGGACGATGGACAGGGTCATACCCGAGTTTCGGTCACCCTTGCCGATGGGGCTGGCATTCGAACGACAGAGTTTGCTGATGACGCGGTTTTCGATCGCGTCCACGTCTTCAGTGAAGGGTACGTAAACCGCAGTCACCGGTTCACATCTGGGTCTGCCGAGATGGACGCGGTACTGACCATCGGAGAACGCCCTGTTGACGCTGAAGAACGTCTCGATCGACTTCGGACTGAGCTAAAAGAGAAGACGCGGCAACGCGACGAAGCCACTGCGGCCGAGCGTGAGGCCATCCGGACTGTTGAGCGCGCCTACGTGCGGGTATCACAAGAGGTGGTCGATGTTGCCAGTCGTGCAGGCGGAAGGTGGCGCTCCCGAGGAAACTTTAGCGCTGGCGAGGTGCGAAAAGCCTTTGCTGGATCACACGATGACTGGTTCGAGCTGAGCGAGGAGAATTTTCGAGACCTAACGGGCATCATCAACTCCGACAAGTCTGAAATGCTGCCGGATCTTGCGTTTGTAGTCGAAGTGCGCGCAGATCTTGAGCAGCGATTGCGCACTGCCTTATCCACGACGCCTAGTACTGTGATTCTTAATACCCTTGCTGCGCAACCAGAAGCGACCTCGTGGGTGGATGCTGGACGTCACTTACACACGGAGATCGACGTATGCATCTTCTGCGGTTCGGATCTGACGGAAGATCGTAAGGCGCTGATCGACCAGCATTTTTCCAACGAGGTCGAACGGCTGCAGGCAGTGTTGACAAGTATCGCCGACGAACTTGACGGCATCATCACGAGCAGCGATCGTACATTGGCGGCGATCCCGAGCAGAGGGCTGTTGTATGAAGACTTGCGATCGCGCTATGACCAGGCCGCGGAAGTAGCTCGCACCGAATTGGCAACGCTCCGTGAATGGGCCAATGACATGAAAGGACGTGTGCAGACCAAAGCCTCCAACGTTCTCAGGGCGGTTGACTCGTCCGTTGCATCTGTTCCCGCCGTGGCCTTCGCAGATCTGCTCAGTTTGTGTCGCGAGCACAATGCGCGCGTGGAGAGTCACGAAGACCTCGTCAAGAGCGCGGCCCAGCGGATAGAGCGTCACTACCTGAAGCAATCCGAAGCAGAAGTAACAGCACAGACCGGCCTTGCTGCCGAAAAACGTCGCGTCGTGAAGAACCTCGATTTTGAACTGGAGCAATGCTCGACAGATATCGCTACCATTGAGAATGTTGAAGGCGATCCAATGCCGACTGCCAAAGTGCTAACCGACGAGGTTGCACGACTCCTAGGGCGTAGCGAGTTGGTATTCAAGACGGTAGACGGCCGCTACCATGTTACCCGGTTCGGCGAACCCGCGGTGGGTCTCAGTGCCGGTGAGCGGACAGCCATTACACTCGTGCACTTCTTTGAATGCGTCGCGAGGTTCGACGCGACCAGCGGTAAGCCAATTGTCATCATCGACGACCCGGTCTCTAGCCTGGATAGTGGCATCTTCATGGGAGTCTCTACTTATATTTGGACCGAGGCAGTCGTCAAGGATCATATCGAGCAGCTCATTCTTCTGACACACAACTTTGAGCTGTTTCGTCAATGGGATATCCAGGTTGAAGGCCTGCACAGAGGAGGAAAGAGGCTCGTTGAGCTCTACCCGGCTCGTTTCTTCGAGATCAGATCGCAGCACGTCAGTATTGCGGGCAGTAGCAAGCGACGCCCAGCGCTGAGGAGTTGGCCTCCATCAGAAGAAGTTCGCAAGAAGGTGCGATCCACGTATCTCCATGCATTCATCTCGGTCGCCGAGGTACTACAAAAACTGCAGACCGACGACTCAATGGAGAACCGCCTCGATGCGCAACTGCTGTTTCCGAACGTCGTCCGCCGGATGCTGGAGAGTTTCCTAGCCTTCAAGCGACCTGAATGGGTGGGGGACCTCGGCAAGGCCATGAGAAATTCAGCAGAGTTGTTGACTGACGCGGGATATCGTGGCGACGCGAATGCGCTTCGGCTTCGATTGACGAGGTACGCCCACGCGTATTCACATGGCGAAGACCCTTCGACAGACCGAACTGTGAGTCCGGACGAGGTTGAGACAGCGATCCGCGCCGCGTTTGAGTTCATGCACACTATCGACCCTGCCCACTTCAACGGGCTCTGCGAGGCCGCCAAACTGAATTCGTCCGCGCTTCTGCCAGACCCGCTACCCGAGCTTGTTGATGAAGCCGGAACGCTCGCGGCCGTAGAGCCACTTCAAGCCGGTTGA
- a CDS encoding Ppx/GppA phosphatase family protein: protein MRLGVLDVGSNTVHLLVVDAHRGGHPTPMSSTKAVLRLAEQIDADGRMSDKAVSKLIDSVDEFTHIAGTSGCEQMMAFATSAVRDATNSDDLLDEVERRTGVRIAVLSGRDEARLTSLAVRRWRGWSAGRILALDIGGGSLEMSNGVDEEPDVALSLPLGAGRLTREWLPDDPPDRRRIGVLRDWLDAELRAPAKELLAPGAPDLCVGTSKTFRSLARLTGAAPSSAGPRVRRELTTSGLRQLISFISRMTRADRAELEGVSADRAGQLVAGALVAEAAMRALQVDTLEICPWALREGVILRRLDAEPADSFEPAQTTGARGGAG from the coding sequence GTGCGCTTAGGAGTTCTGGATGTGGGCAGCAACACTGTTCACCTCCTGGTGGTGGATGCCCATCGCGGTGGTCACCCGACGCCCATGAGTTCGACCAAGGCGGTTCTGCGTCTGGCCGAACAGATCGACGCCGACGGTCGGATGAGCGACAAGGCGGTGTCGAAGCTGATCGACTCCGTCGACGAGTTCACCCACATCGCCGGTACCTCCGGCTGCGAGCAGATGATGGCGTTCGCCACGTCGGCCGTCCGGGACGCCACCAACTCCGACGATCTGCTCGACGAGGTCGAGAGGCGCACCGGAGTCCGGATCGCGGTGCTGTCCGGGCGCGACGAGGCACGGCTCACCTCGCTTGCCGTGCGCCGCTGGCGCGGGTGGAGCGCCGGCCGCATCCTCGCCCTCGACATCGGTGGCGGTTCCCTGGAGATGTCCAACGGCGTCGACGAGGAACCCGACGTCGCGTTGTCGCTGCCGCTCGGGGCCGGGCGACTGACGCGCGAATGGCTGCCCGACGACCCGCCGGACCGGCGCCGTATCGGCGTCCTCCGCGACTGGCTCGACGCGGAGTTGCGCGCCCCCGCGAAGGAACTGCTCGCGCCCGGCGCGCCCGACCTCTGCGTCGGCACCTCGAAGACCTTCCGGAGCCTCGCCCGCCTGACCGGGGCCGCACCGTCGAGCGCCGGACCCCGCGTCCGACGCGAACTGACGACGAGCGGACTCCGCCAGTTGATCTCGTTCATCTCCCGCATGACCCGCGCCGACCGTGCCGAGCTGGAAGGAGTCAGCGCTGATCGCGCCGGTCAGCTGGTCGCCGGGGCGCTCGTGGCCGAGGCGGCAATGCGGGCGCTCCAAGTCGATACACTGGAAATCTGTCCGTGGGCTCTTCGGGAGGGCGTCATCCTGCGTCGGCTCGACGCGGAACCAGCCGACTCGTTCGAGCCCGCACAGACGACTGGCGCTCGGGGCGGCGCCGGCTGA